A single region of the Euwallacea similis isolate ESF13 chromosome 22, ESF131.1, whole genome shotgun sequence genome encodes:
- the LOC136416136 gene encoding putative sodium-dependent multivitamin transporter, translating into MLEAAGEQREKTEAFFIGSSMEGHPSGFGAWDYVILVLVLLISSAIGIYYRFTGGKQKTVREYLLADQNLSVYPVAISLMASFMSAITILGVSGENYMFGFQFILIYLGHLVFTPVAVYLYLPVFFRLQTTSVYKYLELRFGRSSRLAASLAYTLQMTLYTGVVIYAPALALEALTGIHRVTAVVTTGLVCTFYSTIGGMKAVVMTDVFQSILMFLGVFSVIGSAIAAHGSISEIWKIASEGNRTDIWNFDPDPTVRHSWLSLTLGGGVLYLSLYGVNQTQIQRYLTVRDLKRAQKALWLNWPIFCFLGVTTSFAGLAIYSKYSACDPLKAGYITSMDQLMPYYVIDTMGHIPGLAGLFVAGIFSATLSTVSAILNSVAAVTMEDYYKPFRAYLRKSELSPKSATTLTKCIALVYGLICLGMAFLVQYLGSILRASLTIFGAVGGPILGFFTLGMFTYMANEVGSLLGLLCGMVVALWLAFAPKPPLKLLPSSLHGCADGSFNATSMENHQIIQRDFPWLYRVSYLYNGVIGLVVTFVIGYIASLIVRKITRRAIKDENYDPNLFARPLARDLTIGRDEKKEFQLVKKSESVEDISTRL; encoded by the exons ATGTTAGAAGCAGCAGGGGAGCAGAGAGAGAAGACTGAAGCATTCTTCATCGGCAGTAGCATGGAAGGCCACCCATCGGGGTTTGGAGCCTGGGATTATGTAATCCTGGTGTTGGTTCTTCTCATATCGTCTGCTATTGGGATCTACTACCGATTCACCGGAGGGAAGCAAAAAACCGTCAGG GAATATCTTTTAGCCGATCAAAATCTATCAGTGTACCCGGTAGCAATATCACTAATGGCCTCGTTCATGTCCGCAATAACAATTTTGGGAGTCTCGGGGGAGAACTACATGTTcggttttcaatttatactAATTTATCTGGGCCACTTGGTGTTCACCCCAGTGGCTGTTTACCTGTACTTACCAGTATTTTTTAGGCTTCAAACCACCAGCGTCTATAAG TATTTAGAGCTGCGCTTCGGGAGAAGTTCGAGATTGGCCGCATCATTAGCGTACACCTTGCAAATGACCCTGTATACAGGAGTGGTAATCTACGCCCCTGCTTTAGCATTGGAAGCTCTCACGGGCATACATAGAGTAACTGCGGTTGTAACCACTG GTCTTGTGTGCACATTCTATTCAACCATAGGAGGCATGAAAGCCGTGGTAATGACCGACGTGTTTCAGTCCATTCTGATGTTCCTTGGGGTCTTCAGCGTGATCGGTAGCGCCATTGCAGCCCATGGCTCAATTTCTGAGATATGGAAAATCGCCTCTGAAGGCAACAGAACCGATATCTGGAA CTTTGACCCGGACCCCACGGTAAGACATTCATGGCTTTCGCTAACATTAGGAGGCGGTGTGCTCTATCTATCGCTTTATGGAGTAAATCAAACTCAAATCCAGAGATACTTAACCGTGAGGGACTTAAAGAGGGCTCAAAAGGCTCTATGGCTCAATTGGCCAATTTTTTGCTTCCTGGGGGTAACCACTTCGTTCGCCGGATTGGCCATTTATTCCAAATATTCTGCCTGTGACCCTTTGAAGGCAGGATACATTACAAGCATGGATCAG CTTATGCCCTATTACGTGATCGACACTATGGGTCATATTCCAGGACTGGCAGGATTGTTCGTAGCTGGGATTTTCAGCGCTACTTTATCCACTGTGTCCGCCATTTTAAATAGTGTAGCTGCAGTCACCATGGAAGACTATTATAAG CCCTTTCGCGCCTACCTGCGCAAGTCAGAATTATCCCCTAAAAGCGCTACGACCCTCACCAAATGCATTGCCCTGGTCTACGGACTAATATGCCTGGGAATGGCTTTCCTGGTGCAGTATCTAGGGTCGATTCTCCGAGCCTCCCTCACGATATTTGGGGCTGTCGGGGGTCCGATCTTGGGGTTCTTCACTTTGGGAATGTTCACTTATATGGCCAACGAAGTG GGATCTCTGCTAGGGCTCCTGTGTGGAATGGTAGTAGCCCTGTGGCTGGCGTTTGCTCCAAAACCGCCTTTAAAGCTTTTGCCCAGTTCACTCCATGGGTGTGCCGATGGGAGTTTCAATGCCACTTCCATGGAAAATCATCAGATAATTCAAAG GGATTTTCCCTGGTTGTACCGAGTGTCGTACTTGTACAACGGAGTAATAGGCCTCGTTGTAACCTTCGTGATCGGCTACATTGCCAGTTTAATCGTCAGGAAAATTACCAGAAGGGCGATAAAGGACGAGAATTACGACCCGAATTTATTCGCGAGGCCACTGGCCAGAGATCTGACCATTGGGAGGGACGAAAAGAAAGAGTTCCAGCTCGTTAAAAAATCCGAGTCTGTTGAGGACATAAGTACTCGTCTTTGA